One Dromiciops gliroides isolate mDroGli1 chromosome 3, mDroGli1.pri, whole genome shotgun sequence DNA segment encodes these proteins:
- the CALML6 gene encoding calmodulin-like protein 6: protein MTDRLSADQIKEYKGIFEMFDEEGNGLVKTSELERLMSLLGINPTKSELGSMAKEADKDNKGTFNCDSFLSLMGIYHEKGKNQDVELRAAFKVFDKEAKGYIDWDTLKYVLMNAGEPLNEVEAEQMMKEADKDGDGTIDYEEFVAMMTGESFKLVQ, encoded by the exons ATG ACTGACCGACTGTCAGCCGATCAGATCAAGGAGTACAAAGGCATCTTCGAGATGTTTGACGAGGAGGGCAATGGACTGGTGAAGACTAGTGAGCTGGAACGACTGATGAGCCTGCTGGGCATCAACCCCACCAAGAGCGAACTGGGGAGCATGGCCAAGGAAGCGGACAAAGACA ACAAAGGCACCTTTAACTGTGACAGCTTCTTGTCACTCATGGGCATTTATCATGAGAAGGGCAAAAACCAGGACGTGGAGCTGAGGGCAGCATTCAAGGTCTTCGACAAGGAGGCCAAAGGTTACATAGACTGGGACACGCTCAA GTACGTGCTCATGAATGCGGGGGAACCTCTCAATGAGGTGGAGGCTGAGCAGATGATGAAGGAGGCTGACAAAGATGGAGACGGAACCATTGATTATGAAG AGTTTGTGGCCATGATGACTGGAGAATCCTTTAAGCTGGTCCagtag